A window of the Bacteroidales bacterium genome harbors these coding sequences:
- a CDS encoding DUF4197 domain-containing protein, with amino-acid sequence MKKLTIIFLISLSFSFSSCDILMQILEDASSQTSLTNSEVVKGLKEALNVGTNSSVKVLNANDGYFKDNAVKILLPPEANVIVENIQKVPGLGQKAIDDLVLRINRSAEDAASEAKPIFIDAVRTMTIQDGMTILKGNNTAATTYLKNKTYNKLVSAFKPKINTSLNKKLVGNISTNKAWTDITTLYNKVAPFIGKPKVNTSLSDYVTRRALDGLFFKVGEEEKKIRANPLNYVSDIIKKVFGYAKNNK; translated from the coding sequence ATGAAAAAACTAACAATTATATTTTTAATCAGTCTTTCATTCAGTTTTTCATCTTGCGATATTTTGATGCAAATTCTTGAAGATGCAAGCTCACAAACAAGTTTAACAAATTCAGAAGTTGTTAAAGGATTAAAAGAGGCATTAAATGTAGGAACAAATTCTTCTGTTAAGGTTTTAAACGCAAACGACGGATATTTTAAAGATAATGCAGTTAAAATTTTACTTCCTCCCGAAGCAAATGTTATTGTAGAAAACATACAAAAAGTTCCGGGTTTGGGACAAAAAGCAATAGATGATTTAGTTTTAAGAATTAATCGTTCTGCCGAAGATGCTGCTTCAGAAGCAAAACCTATTTTTATTGATGCCGTAAGAACCATGACAATACAAGACGGGATGACAATATTGAAAGGTAACAATACAGCTGCAACAACTTATTTAAAAAATAAGACTTATAATAAATTAGTTTCGGCATTTAAGCCTAAAATAAATACTTCGCTTAATAAAAAGTTAGTGGGAAATATATCTACAAACAAAGCATGGACGGATATAACAACACTATACAATAAGGTTGCCCCTTTTATAGGGAAGCCTAAAGTTAATACCAGTTTGTCTGATTATGTAACAAGGCGTGCATTAGACGGTTTATTTTTTAAAGTAGGCGAGGAGGAGAAAAAAATCAGAGCCAATCCGCTGAATTATGTCAGCGACATAATAAAAAAAGTTTTCGGTTATGCCAAAAACAACAAATAA